The sequence cagtCACTCATTTACCCCACCACCCTCACtttcccttcagcaaccctcagtttatttcctatacttaagagtctcttataatttgtctccctctctgatttcattttattttattttcccctcccttcctctatttcATCTGTCCCATGTCTCCAAAGCCATAAgagacctaggaataaacctaaccaaacaggcaaaggatctgtactcagaaaactacagaacactcatttaaaaaattgaggaagacacaaagaaatggaaaaacgttccatgctcatggattagaagaacaaatattgttcaaatgtctatgCTCCCTATAGCAAtccacacattcaatgcaatccctatcaaaatgccatcaacttttttcacagctggaacaaataatcctaaaattggtatggaTCCAGAAAAGGCTTtgaatagtcaaaggaatattgaaaaagaaaaccaaaactggtgcATCAAAATTCTGATGCATCTACAATTTTCTCAtatgtctgttgtccatctgtatgtcttctttggagaagtgcctaTACATGTCTTCTGTCATTgactgattgaattatttgttctttgggtgttgaatgtGGTAAGTTTTTTTTACAGATTGTGGATACTACTAACCTTTTacctaatatgtcatttgcaaatttcttctcccatcctgtcggttgtcttttggttttgttgactgttgcttcctttgctgtgcaaaaattttcatcttgatgaagttccaatagttcatttttgcctttgttccccttgccttcagagatgtgtctagcaagaagttgctatagccgaggtcaaagaggttgctgcctgcgttctctaggattttgatggattcctctctcccatttaggtctttcatccatttttagtccatttttgtgtttgatgtaaggaaatagtccacttacattcttctgcatgtggctgtccaagtttcccaacaccattgttgtagagactgtcttttttccattggatattctttcctgctctgttgaagATTTCTTGACCATAGGGTTCAGGGTCTATCTAcctctgggttctctgttctgtcccttgatctacgtgtctgtgtttgtgccagtactatattgTGTTGAGGATTACAACtttggtttctggttttttggttttttaagattttatttaggggcgcctggatggctcagttgttacacatatgctttcagctcaggtgacaatcccggggtcctgggatcaagccccatatcaggctccctgctccgcaggaagcctgcttctccctctcccactctccctgcttgtgttccctctcttgctgtgtagcACCCCAATGTTCTCCTAGCTGCCTGTTGAGCCCAGCACCCAGCCACGGCTTGTTGCTGGATCAAGCCATTGACCTCCTTGTGGCCATCTTCCACAAGTACTCAGGCAAGGAGCCAAAGGAGCTACTCCAGAAAGAGCTCACCACTGGCCAGAAGCTGCAGAATGTGGACACTGCAAAGGTGATAAAGGACCTGGACCAGAACAAGGACCAACTGGTAAACTTCCAAGAATATGTCACCTTCCTGGGAGCCGTTCTGTTAATCTACAATGATAACCTGAAAAATCAGGAAGGCAGAGATACTCTCTGTCAGGCCTAAGTCAAATCCAGTGGTGGGTAACtgtacaaaaaaatttttttattaaaaaaaaagtgagggcgcctgggtggctcagtgggttaagcctctgccttcagctcaggtcatgatctcagggtcctgggatcgagccccacatcaggctctctgcttggcagggagcctgcttcctcccctctctctctgcttgcctctctgcctacttgtgatctctctctgtgaaataaataaataaaatcttaaaaaaaaaaaaaaagtgataggagagcttttagaaaacattatttcagtTTAACTGTACAAATTAAACCAGTCCAGGATTTAGATGTTTGGGGATTTGaactactgttttttaaaaactgcttcaaCAAACATTCATGCTTACTGAGTAATAAAAATGGTATCATTATTTGTTCAGATTAAAATCAAACAGGAAAGATTACAAAGCATTAATTAAATATGAACACATAGTTctacaaaacttatttttcttttaaaggtaacAGAAAATGTGATGCTTGTTTAGCTGCACTTTGAGTTGTGGGTGAATGTTATGACCATGTTTCTAGGTAACATCAAAGTTTTGTCAATGCTGAGAACATGGGTGGAAAACAGGTACAAATACAAAGATGCCTTCTTCCCACAGTTCTGTATACGCtatattattcttttcctatGCTGAATTCTAATACAGCAGACCAGCTGGTGCTGTAGTTTAAGGCCTGTGGTTAAAGAATGAAATGTCTCCTAAAACACAGTCCTGACATAATCATCTAGAAAAGAGAGATCCTTGGACAGGAAACTAGAACCAGGAGAGTGTACCTTAAACAGATCTGACAGGAATAGACTATTTGACCCCCATCTAAGGCCTAGACCTaaggaaacatatatttttttaatattttatttatttatttgagaggtagagagagacaatgaaagagagcataagagtagagaggtcagtgggagaagcagccttcctgctgagcagggagcccaatatgggactcgatcccaggaccctgggatcatgacccgaaccgaaggcagttgcttaaccaactgagccaaccaggtgccccttaaggaaacatattaaaagaaaaaacaacctcTATTAACTGATGGCAGGCCAGAAACCAGCTAGGACAGTATCTCTTTTGGAGACCAAACAGAATTAAACTATACCTTGCAGACCAGAAGACCGACTTGAAAGTTACTCTCTGACTTcattattactgtt comes from Mustela erminea isolate mMusErm1 chromosome 9, mMusErm1.Pri, whole genome shotgun sequence and encodes:
- the LOC116598660 gene encoding protein S100-A6-like: MTAGHSCLLSPAPSHGLLLDQAIDLLVAIFHKYSGKEPKELLQKELTTGQKLQNVDTAKVIKDLDQNKDQLVNFQEYVTFLGAVLLIYNDNLKNQEGRDTLCQA